A DNA window from Micromonospora sp. NBC_01739 contains the following coding sequences:
- a CDS encoding anthranilate synthase family protein: MTWLERVTAPDGPPFALLHRPGHDPDTIDLIIGTADTVERIADIPLPVEGGTGARHDLLAILPYRQIRERGFEAPDDAAPLVTIAVTEQQRLPIAEVLATLPQAPIEYDGGHFDLDDDEYAALVQQVIDDEIGTGAGANFVLKRSFHTEITGWSTRTALIFFRRLLGRDPGAHWTFLVHTGERTLIGSSPERHVTLDAGTVTMNPISGTYRYPPGGPHLAGMLDFLADAKEANELSMVLDEELKMMGRICDRGARAIGPQLKQMARVAHTEYLIEGRSTRDVRDILRETLFAPTVVGGPLESACRVVARYEPGGRDYYAGLIALIGRDSEGARQLDSAILIRTADIDLAGRMRIGVGATLVRDSQPVTEAAETRAKAAGLLEALADQPGAPATWPDTSVGLHPSIRHALATRNRPLADFWFDDPEDRDRIQPGLAGRRVLVIDAEDTFTEMLRHALVALGFEVEVRRFDEAYDLDRHDLVVLGPGPGDPRQFTDHKIMTLRTAARRLLALGVPFFAICLGHQVLSTVLGLEVTRIPFPNQGTQRRIPFRHRTELVGFYNTFAAQSPTPEITSPDRPGAITVLREADSGEVHGLIGPGFASVQFHPESVLTPGGIRIIGELLGEVLPQRVRSIADHRSLVATSTGFLASEATVQATARR; encoded by the coding sequence ATGACCTGGCTGGAACGGGTCACCGCCCCGGACGGGCCCCCCTTCGCCCTGCTGCACCGGCCCGGCCACGACCCCGACACCATCGACCTGATCATCGGTACGGCGGACACGGTGGAGCGGATCGCCGACATCCCCCTGCCCGTCGAGGGGGGCACCGGGGCCCGGCACGACCTGCTGGCGATCCTGCCGTACCGGCAGATCCGCGAGCGCGGCTTCGAGGCCCCGGACGACGCGGCACCCCTGGTCACCATCGCGGTGACCGAACAGCAACGGCTGCCGATCGCCGAGGTGCTGGCCACCCTGCCCCAGGCCCCGATCGAGTACGACGGCGGCCACTTCGACCTGGACGACGACGAGTACGCCGCACTGGTGCAGCAGGTGATCGACGACGAGATCGGCACCGGGGCCGGGGCCAACTTCGTACTCAAAAGGTCCTTCCACACCGAGATCACCGGCTGGTCGACGCGGACCGCCCTGATCTTCTTCCGTCGCCTGCTCGGCCGGGATCCGGGGGCCCACTGGACCTTCCTGGTGCACACCGGCGAGCGCACCCTGATCGGTTCCTCCCCGGAACGGCACGTCACCCTGGACGCCGGCACGGTGACGATGAACCCGATCAGCGGGACCTACCGGTATCCGCCCGGCGGCCCCCACCTGGCCGGGATGCTCGACTTCCTGGCGGACGCCAAGGAGGCCAACGAGCTGTCCATGGTGCTCGACGAGGAACTGAAGATGATGGGCCGGATCTGCGACCGGGGTGCCCGGGCGATCGGTCCGCAGCTCAAGCAGATGGCCCGGGTGGCCCACACCGAGTACCTGATCGAGGGGCGCAGCACCCGGGATGTCCGGGACATCCTGCGGGAGACCCTGTTCGCCCCGACCGTGGTGGGGGGTCCCCTGGAGAGCGCCTGCCGGGTGGTCGCCCGGTACGAGCCCGGGGGGCGGGACTACTACGCCGGGCTGATCGCGTTGATCGGCCGGGACTCCGAGGGGGCCCGGCAGCTCGACTCGGCGATCCTGATCCGTACGGCCGACATCGACCTGGCCGGCCGGATGCGGATCGGGGTGGGTGCCACCCTGGTCCGCGACTCCCAGCCGGTCACCGAGGCGGCCGAGACCCGGGCCAAGGCGGCCGGGCTGCTGGAGGCCCTGGCCGACCAGCCGGGTGCCCCCGCCACCTGGCCGGACACCTCGGTGGGTCTGCACCCCTCGATCCGGCACGCCCTGGCCACCCGCAACCGGCCCCTGGCCGACTTCTGGTTCGACGACCCGGAGGACCGGGATCGGATCCAGCCCGGGCTGGCCGGTCGCCGGGTGCTCGTGATCGACGCCGAGGACACCTTCACGGAGATGCTCCGGCACGCCCTGGTGGCCCTCGGTTTCGAGGTGGAGGTACGCCGCTTCGACGAAGCGTACGACCTGGACCGGCACGATCTGGTGGTGCTCGGCCCCGGGCCCGGGGACCCCCGGCAGTTCACCGACCACAAGATCATGACCCTGCGGACGGCGGCCCGGCGGCTGCTCGCCCTGGGGGTGCCCTTCTTCGCCATCTGCCTGGGCCACCAGGTGCTCAGCACCGTGCTGGGCCTGGAGGTGACCCGGATCCCCTTCCCCAACCAGGGCACCCAGCGGCGGATCCCGTTCCGGCACCGCACCGAACTGGTCGGCTTCTACAACACGTTCGCCGCTCAGAGCCCGACGCCGGAGATCACCAGCCCGGACCGGCCGGGGGCGATCACGGTGTTGCGCGAGGCGGACAGCGGCGAGGTGCACGGGCTGATCGGTCCCGGATTCGCCTCGGTGCAGTTCCACCCGGAATCCGTGCTGACCCCCGGCGGCATTCGGATCATCGGTGAACTGCTCGGTGAAGTACTGCCGCAGAGAGTGAGAAGCATTGCTGATCACCGATCCCTTGTAGCCACCTCGACCGGATTCCTAGCCTCGGAGGCAACGGTGCAAGCGACGGCGAGGAGATGA
- a CDS encoding phenylacetate--CoA ligase family protein, protein MQALPRLGDWADLDELRDLQAKQIPKVMEWASRAPFYAGRDLTELTEQPLTTKQNLRDQYPFGMLAVPRRDLATYHESSGTAGQSTPSYYTAEDWIDLAERYARKWVGITPEDTFFVRTPYALMITGHLAQAGARLHGATVVPGDYRSLAMPYARVVQALHDLEVSLTWSIPTEPLVWAATARAAGLDPARDFPALRALFVGGEPLTGARRRRISEIWGVPIVEEYGSTETGSLAGECRHGRMHLWADRMVFEVYDPQTGRISPEGRGQLVVTPLYREAMPLLRYNLEDDVEVSYEDCPCDWRLPSIRVMGRSVYGHPVADGTVTQQQLEEIIFSLPIEHEVLFWRARADRDLLRVQFEVPAEHREAAVARVRAAIADEVGVPAEVTALEPGTLLPFQVLTQKKDVVKPRSLLAAGEDWSKALPFN, encoded by the coding sequence ATGCAGGCATTGCCCCGCCTCGGTGACTGGGCCGACCTGGACGAACTGCGCGACCTTCAGGCCAAGCAGATCCCCAAGGTCATGGAGTGGGCCTCCCGGGCCCCCTTCTACGCCGGGCGCGACCTCACCGAGCTCACCGAACAACCCCTGACCACCAAGCAGAACCTCCGGGACCAGTACCCCTTCGGGATGCTCGCGGTGCCGCGCCGGGACCTGGCCACCTATCACGAGTCCAGCGGCACCGCCGGCCAGTCCACCCCCTCCTACTACACCGCGGAGGACTGGATCGACCTGGCCGAGCGGTACGCCCGCAAGTGGGTGGGGATAACCCCGGAGGACACCTTCTTCGTCCGCACCCCGTACGCCCTGATGATCACCGGTCATCTGGCCCAGGCCGGGGCCCGGCTGCACGGCGCCACCGTGGTCCCCGGCGACTACCGCTCCCTGGCCATGCCGTACGCCCGGGTGGTGCAGGCCCTGCACGACCTGGAGGTGTCCCTGACCTGGTCGATCCCGACCGAGCCCCTGGTCTGGGCGGCCACCGCCCGGGCGGCCGGGCTGGATCCGGCGCGGGACTTCCCCGCCCTGCGCGCCCTGTTCGTCGGCGGGGAACCCCTGACCGGGGCCCGGCGTCGCCGGATCAGCGAGATCTGGGGGGTGCCGATCGTCGAGGAGTACGGCTCGACCGAGACCGGCAGCCTGGCCGGGGAGTGCCGGCACGGCCGGATGCACCTGTGGGCCGACCGGATGGTCTTCGAGGTGTACGACCCGCAGACCGGCCGGATCAGCCCCGAGGGCCGGGGTCAACTGGTGGTCACCCCGTTGTACCGGGAGGCCATGCCCCTGCTGCGGTACAACCTGGAGGACGACGTCGAGGTGTCCTACGAGGACTGTCCGTGCGACTGGCGGCTGCCCTCCATCCGGGTCATGGGCCGGTCGGTGTACGGCCACCCGGTGGCCGACGGCACGGTGACCCAGCAGCAACTCGAAGAGATCATCTTCAGCCTGCCGATCGAGCACGAGGTGCTGTTCTGGCGGGCCCGCGCCGATCGGGACCTGCTGCGGGTCCAGTTCGAGGTGCCCGCCGAGCACCGGGAGGCCGCGGTCGCCCGGGTACGGGCGGCGATCGCCGATGAGGTGGGGGTACCCGCCGAGGTGACCGCCCTCGAACCGGGCACCCTGCTGCCCTTCCAGGTGCTCACCCAGAAGAAGGACGTCGTGAAGCCTCGCAGTCTGCTGGCGGCGGGCGAGGACTGGAGCAAGGCCCTGCCGTTCAACTGA